Part of the Candidatus Chlorohelix allophototropha genome, CAGTAAGTTCTTAGGCTTGCTCTGCCGGGGCTTGCCCCGTTTTCCACAAGGCCAACCACCCTCCGGAGGAGGATTAGCTGCCAGACCCTGTGTGATCAATTGCTGGTAGCGCTCTTCGAAATGCGCTAACCGTGCACTGCTTAAACTGGTTTCAGACCTGGCCTTGGCGACTTCCACTTCTTCTTTCAAGTCCACAAGAAGGGTGGTGAACTCAGCCGCCCACGCCTGCTTGAGTTGTTCGTGGACAAAAGCAAGTTCCCTGAGATGATGGGCGTTACACAGACCGTGGGTACAGGCATAGCGCAGATAGTTAGACCAACCGTCGTGGATCGCTACTCCCTGGAAAGTCGGTAAAATCCCAATCTCGTCTGTGGCTTTACTACCTCGCCGTAAATGGTGAGCATAGTGGGTTAAATGTGGAGTGCTGGCTACGTGCAGCCAGTGGCGCTTGCCTTCTACATACAACCCGGTTTCATCGCAATGTAACACTTTGACCTGGGTAAGCGCTGTCTTGATGGTTTTTTCTGGCTCAGCCAATTGCTCGTAGCACTCCGCTATCATATTGACCAAACTGCCGGGTGAAAGACTTTCGCTGTAGATTTCATTAAGTAGCTCGCACACCCGGGCATAAGGCAGCAGTTGATAAGTGATCAGGTAAACTGCCAGAGCCCGAAACCCAGGTCCGTATTGCACCCAATTCTTGACGGACTGCGGGAATTTGGCTTTGGTAACAGTCTGACAAGTAGGACACTTTTTGCTGTAAGTGCGGTGTTCGATGACGTGCAGTTTGAGTTGAGTAGGCAGCTCAAAAACCTGACGAGGCTCGAAGTGAGGTAGCGCTGCTTCTTTGGTTAAGTCAGTCTGGCACTTTTCACAGGTGGTGGGCAGATGCGCAATCACTGCATCTGGGTTTTCGCTTTGTTTAAGAGCCTGACCCTCGTGACCAGGTTGACCCCCCGGTTTCTTACCGGTGGATTTGCGCAAGCTGCGTTTTTTGGGCGAGCGCTTAAACCCGTCGGAAGAGGGTGGTTTTGATGAATTATGGCTATCTTGAGAGAGCCGGGCTTCAAGGGTTTGAATTCGTTCTATCAGTTGGGTAACCAAGGCATCCCGTGAAGTCAGTTGTTCTCGCAATTGGGCATTTTCTATTCTAAGTTGTTCTAGTTCTTGCGCAGGTGTCATTATTTTAGTCTACCAGCCTCGTCAACTGACCCTGGCTGAATTGTTACGATTAACAATTAAAACCGTAAAACGAGGATTGGGGTAAATCCACCAGATTTTACCACCCAACGCGGGCGCATCACGATGCGCCCCTACGAATTAACTCTCATAAGATTTGGTTCGTAGTAGGGGCGGCGCTAGAGCCGCCCTTCTGAAATTTATTTACGGATTAATTTGTTATTGTTCATGAATACGCCCGTTGCCACCCAACGAGGGCGTGGCTCGACACGCCCTTACAAAATACAACCAACCGAACATTGGCGCGTACCCAGTCCTTTATAAAGGCTTGGTGGCACGTACAAAGGTACTGGCGAAGCGATTTACCAAATCATTGCTCAACTCATCGCCTAAAGATGCCACCCACTCAGGGAGGGGCGTACCCAAATCGGCAAGGCTGTAGCGGCGGGTGACTTCCAGATTCGCTTCGACAAAGCCGGCTGTCGCCAAATACTTCAGGTACTCGGTATCGGTGAGCGCACCCGCGATGCAACCAGCCCATGAAGAAAGGTCACGCCGGAAAGCGGTATCGTCCACCAACCATTCGGGCAAGCCCTTGTGAATAACGATGTCGGAAATGGCAAAGCGTCCGCCCGGTTTAAGCACGCGGAATGCCTCACGCAACACCGGCTGTTTATCCGCTGCCAAATTGACCACGCAATTGGAAATTATAACGTCCACCGTATTATCCGGCAAGGGGATAGCGGCAATATCGCCCTTAAGGAACTTAACGTTTTGTGCGCCCGCTTCGGCAGCGTTTTGGTGCGCCAGTTCGAGCATTGCATCGGTCATATCCAGCCCGTAAACAAAGCCAGTAGCGCCGACCCGCCGCGCCGATAGCAACACATCAATGCCGCCGCCGCTGCCCAAATCCAGCACAGTTTCACCCGCTTTTAGTTCAGCCAAAGCCGTAGGATTACCACAGCCCAACGAAGCGAGCTTTGATTTGAGCGGCAAGCCATCGAGTTGGTCAATTTCATAGATTCGATCTGAGATAGTATTTACACTTCCGGTATCGCTGCAACACGAACTATCGCAGCAACTACTACTCGATTGAGTGTCCAGAACGGTGAGCGCGATAGAGCTATAGCGAGAACGTACCGCTTCGGTAATAGCCTTATTGTCTTGAGTGGTCATAATTTGTCTCCTCATGCCTTGAATTTGAGAAAAGTTTGCATCATCTGTTTGTAAATGAAAAGTAGTTTTATATCATATTGATAATGTTCGATATAAGGAGATTATAGCCATCATATTGATAATTGTCAATATGTATTTGTGCAACCAACGAGGGCGCATCAAAGCAAGGGGATAAAACCCCTTGTCCTAACCCCTGCCACATTCCCAATGAAATTACTAAACAAAACAAACCAATTTTTACCAAAGTTTGTTAAAATTTTACCAAAGTCTACTGGACATGAAAATCCTTTAAAGGTATAATTTTAATCCTAATCTATAAAAATATATAAAAGATTAATATATTTTAATTAATACTTTAATATCTCGCGCTATGCCACACGCCATAACAACATTTTAGTCCTACTGGAAGGCTACCAATAGCCCGACCAGCGTCATTGATAAAATTGATAAAGTTAAAGTGTAAGATTAGGAGGATACTTTGCACAAAGTATTAACAACCCGAAAGATGAAAGGCATAGCTGGAAGTTTAGTGGCTATCGCACTGCTGCTGTCTGTAAACCTATTCTCGGTGCATGCGGTGAATAACTGCACCTTGGCTGCGCTGACAACGATCGTTGGCACAGGCGGTACGCTCGACTTCGCTTGCGCCACCGATACCACCATCACCCTAACTGCTGAGCTGACGATTACCAACGACCTGACCCTGACCAACACGGGGGCAGGCAAGGTGACTATCAGCGGGGATACCAAGTACCGGATTTTCTACGTCAACAGCAACAAAACGCTGTCCCTCACCAATCTCAACCTGACCAACGGCAATGGCGCTGGTACCGGGCCTGGCGGGGCTATTTATAACAATGGCACGCTCACGCTAACCAATTCCAGCCTCTACAGCAATAACTCTACTTTTGGCGGCGGGGCTATTTATAATAACAACGGCACGCTCTCGATAACTAATTCCAGCCTGTATAGCAATACCTCTAGTGGGATCGGCGGGGCTATTTATAGCGGTGGGAGCAGCAGCACGCTCACGATAACCGATTCCACCTTGTCCAACAATTCCGCCAACAATAGCGGCGGGGCTATTGTTAACGATGGCGGCGGCGAGTTCTGGCTAACCAATTCCAGCCTCTACAACAATTCCGTCGGCACTAGCGGTGGAGCTATTTTTAACAACACCAGCAGCACAATCACGATAACCAATTCCAGCCTGTATGGCAATTCCGCCAACAATAGCGGTGGAGCTATTATTAACTACGGCAATGTAAGTTTAATCAACGCTACTTTCGTTGATAACACTGGAACCGGCAATGGCAGAACCATCTACAACAGTGGTGGGACGTTTGATATAAAGAACAGCCTGTTACAGGGCAGCAACATTTGTAATAGCAGCATCATCGATGGGGGCTATAACCTAGAGGTTGCTGGCACTTCTTGCGGGTTCAGCAATAACAACGTTGTCACCACCAACGCGAAACTGGGTGCTCCCGGCAATAACGGCGGACCAACCCCTACCATCGCGTTGCTGGAAGGCAGTCCGGCGATAGATGCAATTCCGTTGAGTGCCTGCAATGCGGCGTTTGGTATGAGACCTCCCGTTAACGGGCTGTTGTCAGCCTTGCCGAATGGTAATAGCGTGTACACCGACCAACGCCGGGTAAGCCGACCACAAGGCGCGGCTTGCGACATCGGCGCGTTTGAGTTTGCGGGAGCGCATCCCGCCGACCTGATACCGCAGTTGCGAGTTAGCCCGGATAGGGTAGTAGCTAACAACCTTGAGAATCTTATTTCCTTCAGCTTCAAAGTGAAGAACATCGGCATAGGCAGCGCGGGCAATATTGTAATCACTATTCCGGTACTGCAAGGGCTGGACGTGGGCTACCTTGAGGGCGCAAGCGCGGGCGTGTGGGTTACGCAAGTGACCGCTTCATCCGTGACGATTGCGCTGCCGACCATTGAGAAGGACAGCGAGGCGCACGGCACGCTGGTATTTCGCCCGAACGCCAACGCAGTTGTCGGAACTCAAATCGAGGTTCGTTACGCGCTAACCTACAACGATGAAGTCAATGGCGGCAAAGCCCTCAACAGCAACAGCCAACGCTTTGTGTTCGGGGAAGTCGAGAGCAACCGCGATGAGAGCAAAGGGGCAGTGCAGCCCGGTGCAGCGGTAAGCGCGAATGTGGGCGAGAAGGTGAGCATCGTGCAGACGGGTTACCTAGCGGACGAACTAGTCTCGCAATGGTACACCGCACCTGATGGCAACAGCGTTAGCCTCGGCGTACAACGCGCCAACGCCAAGGGTGAAGTGACCATCGTGGTGGATACCGCCGGATTGTCAGGCGATTACGCTATCGTAGGTTACGGCAACCGCTCGGAAGTTACAGAGGTGAACATTCTGACGGTAGTTTAAGTCGGCACCCTATGGGAGAGGGGCTATCGCCTTAGATAGAAACCCTCTCCCACAGAACCCGAATCTCCGAACCCGAATTGTAACAATTTGCTCAAGCCCCTTGTCTGAATCCTACCCCCAATTCCCCGAATTTACACAACCGAACAAGGGCGCATCTTGTGGGAAAGAGCTATTGCGCTTGATAGTTCCCCAGAACTCCCCCAACCTCTGCCCTTTGTTGCAATTTAATATTGTTTTAATAACAAAATAATTGTATTTTTGTATAATATATTTAGGATGTTAATGATAATCCACAAATAATTAAATTATTTTAATAACTTGGTGCTATACAGTTCTTAAAACTGCTTTCACTTTGTAACTGTATGCGCCTGCTTGAGTTGAGGGCGACAGGGTAGCGCATTCTCAAACTTGTTCCAGTACGACCAAACGTGGTTGTTTGAAAGGGAAAATTAAGGAGTCATGGGAAGGAATCAGTAATGTTTAATCAAACCAATGTAGTAACGAAATGGAAAAAAGCAGGTGTTACAGGACGATTAGCGGCAGCGTTGGCGGCTATTGCCCTGCTACTTTCTGTAAACTTAATCTCGGTGCGGGCGGTGGATAATTGCACCTTGACGGCGCTGACAACGATCGTTGGCACAGGCGGTACGCTCGACTTCGCTTGCGCCACCGATACCACCATCACCCTAACTGGAACTCAAACCGTTGATGCAGGTCTGATTGTGACTCTGACCAACACCGGCGCAGGCAAGCTGACCATCAGCGGGGATAACAAGTACCTGATTTTCAATGTCATCGGTACTGCCGAGTTGTCCCTCACCAATCTCACCCTGAGCAATGGCAGCGCTGGTAAAAACGGCGGGGCTATTATTAACAAAGGCACGGTCACGATAACCAATTCCACCTTGTCCAACAATACCACTATTTGGGCTGGCGGGGCTATTTTTAACTTCAACGGCACGCTCACGATAACCAATTCCAGCCTGTATGGCAATACCTCAAAAGATATAGGCGGGGCCATTGTTAGCATCGGCGGCACGGTCACGATAACCGATTCCAGTCTGTATAACAATACCTCCAGCGGCGGTGAAAGTGGCGGCGGAGCTATTTATAACAACAACGGCACGCTCACGATAACCAATTCCAGCCTCTACGACAATACCACTGATTGGAGCGGCGGGGCTATTGTTAATGGCAGCGGTACGCTCATAATGATCAATTCCAGCCTCTACAACAATAACGCGGATAACAGCGGTGGAGCAATTGCTAACGGTGGCAACACAAGTGTGAGCAACACCACCTTCCTTAATAACACAGGAAGCGGCAATGGCAGCACTCTCTACACTGATGGTGGGGCGTTCGATATAAAGAACAGCCTGTTACAGGGCAGCAATATCTGTGACGGCAACATCACCGATGGGGGCTATAACCTAGAAGTGGGCGCAGCGGGCAGCTACAGTTGCGATTTCATCAGCGCGCGCGGCAGCTTTACCACCACCGACGCGAAACTTGGTACTCCCGGCGATAACGGCGGACTAACCCCTACCATCGCCCTGCTGTCCGGCAGCCCGGCGATAGACGCAATTCCGTTGAGTTTCTGCAACGCCGCGTTTGGCATGAGACCTCCCGTTAACGGGCTGTTGTCAGCCTTGCCGAATGGTAATAATGTTTACACTGACCAGCGCGGGACACCCC contains:
- the tnpC gene encoding IS66 family transposase — protein: MTPAQELEQLRIENAQLREQLTSRDALVTQLIERIQTLEARLSQDSHNSSKPPSSDGFKRSPKKRSLRKSTGKKPGGQPGHEGQALKQSENPDAVIAHLPTTCEKCQTDLTKEAALPHFEPRQVFELPTQLKLHVIEHRTYSKKCPTCQTVTKAKFPQSVKNWVQYGPGFRALAVYLITYQLLPYARVCELLNEIYSESLSPGSLVNMIAECYEQLAEPEKTIKTALTQVKVLHCDETGLYVEGKRHWLHVASTPHLTHYAHHLRRGSKATDEIGILPTFQGVAIHDGWSNYLRYACTHGLCNAHHLRELAFVHEQLKQAWAAEFTTLLVDLKEEVEVAKARSETSLSSARLAHFEERYQQLITQGLAANPPPEGGWPCGKRGKPRQSKPKNLLDRLDKQRHQVLLFAYRFDVPFDNNLAERDIRMVKVQQKVSGCFRSQEGASFFCRIRGYLSTMKKQGENLLVALLDTFCGHPPLPKLLV
- the arsM gene encoding arsenite methyltransferase produces the protein MTTQDNKAITEAVRSRYSSIALTVLDTQSSSSCCDSSCCSDTGSVNTISDRIYEIDQLDGLPLKSKLASLGCGNPTALAELKAGETVLDLGSGGGIDVLLSARRVGATGFVYGLDMTDAMLELAHQNAAEAGAQNVKFLKGDIAAIPLPDNTVDVIISNCVVNLAADKQPVLREAFRVLKPGGRFAISDIVIHKGLPEWLVDDTAFRRDLSSWAGCIAGALTDTEYLKYLATAGFVEANLEVTRRYSLADLGTPLPEWVASLGDELSNDLVNRFASTFVRATKPL
- a CDS encoding choice-of-anchor Q domain-containing protein, yielding MHKVLTTRKMKGIAGSLVAIALLLSVNLFSVHAVNNCTLAALTTIVGTGGTLDFACATDTTITLTAELTITNDLTLTNTGAGKVTISGDTKYRIFYVNSNKTLSLTNLNLTNGNGAGTGPGGAIYNNGTLTLTNSSLYSNNSTFGGGAIYNNNGTLSITNSSLYSNTSSGIGGAIYSGGSSSTLTITDSTLSNNSANNSGGAIVNDGGGEFWLTNSSLYNNSVGTSGGAIFNNTSSTITITNSSLYGNSANNSGGAIINYGNVSLINATFVDNTGTGNGRTIYNSGGTFDIKNSLLQGSNICNSSIIDGGYNLEVAGTSCGFSNNNVVTTNAKLGAPGNNGGPTPTIALLEGSPAIDAIPLSACNAAFGMRPPVNGLLSALPNGNSVYTDQRRVSRPQGAACDIGAFEFAGAHPADLIPQLRVSPDRVVANNLENLISFSFKVKNIGIGSAGNIVITIPVLQGLDVGYLEGASAGVWVTQVTASSVTIALPTIEKDSEAHGTLVFRPNANAVVGTQIEVRYALTYNDEVNGGKALNSNSQRFVFGEVESNRDESKGAVQPGAAVSANVGEKVSIVQTGYLADELVSQWYTAPDGNSVSLGVQRANAKGEVTIVVDTAGLSGDYAIVGYGNRSEVTEVNILTVV
- a CDS encoding choice-of-anchor Q domain-containing protein, translating into MFNQTNVVTKWKKAGVTGRLAAALAAIALLLSVNLISVRAVDNCTLTALTTIVGTGGTLDFACATDTTITLTGTQTVDAGLIVTLTNTGAGKLTISGDNKYLIFNVIGTAELSLTNLTLSNGSAGKNGGAIINKGTVTITNSTLSNNTTIWAGGAIFNFNGTLTITNSSLYGNTSKDIGGAIVSIGGTVTITDSSLYNNTSSGGESGGGAIYNNNGTLTITNSSLYDNTTDWSGGAIVNGSGTLIMINSSLYNNNADNSGGAIANGGNTSVSNTTFLNNTGSGNGSTLYTDGGAFDIKNSLLQGSNICDGNITDGGYNLEVGAAGSYSCDFISARGSFTTTDAKLGTPGDNGGLTPTIALLSGSPAIDAIPLSFCNAAFGMRPPVNGLLSALPNGNNVYTDQRGTPRPQGAACDIGAYEATPTPIVGAHPADLIPQLRVSPDRVVANNLENLISFSFKVKNIGIGSAGNIVITIPVLQGLDVGYLEGASSGVWVKQVTATGVTISLPSLAQNQEVSGTLVFRPNANAVVGTQIEVRYALTYDDEVNGGKALNSNSQRFVFGEAESNRDESKGAVQPGTGVSANVGEKVSIVQKGYLADELVSQWYTAPDGKSVSLGVQRANANGEVTIVVDTAGLSGDYAIVGYGNRSEVTEVNILTVVSAS